A segment of the uncultured Methanobrevibacter sp. genome:
ATAGGCTTTTTCTTCGGACTTGTCGCCCGCCAATATCTTAACTTTTTTGATAAATATTTATCTGAATTGAATATAAATCCAAACCAGTTTTGGATATTATTAGTTCTCTGTCAGGAACAAAATATTTCACAGGATCGAATAGCATCTCTTTTAAGGGTTAATGGAGCAACAGTGACTCGTGAACTTGAAAGTTTAGAAAAAAGAAATTTAATCATGAGAAAAATAGATGAAAATGACCGGCGAAGAAAATTAGTTTCACTATATGATAAGGGATTTGAAATGCTTGAATCGG
Coding sequences within it:
- a CDS encoding MarR family winged helix-turn-helix transcriptional regulator; this encodes MDLNSNNKNSGKSEINQQEILDIYSLDNNELDNVPIGFFFGLVARQYLNFFDKYLSELNINPNQFWILLVLCQEQNISQDRIASLLRVNGATVTRELESLEKRNLIMRKIDENDRRRKLVSLYDKGFEMLESVQDVDWETESKLLNYFSIEELHILKFLLKKIIITIEDIQK